Part of the Methanobrevibacter boviskoreani JH1 genome is shown below.
GAAAGTTCCATCATTGCAGGGTTACTGTATTCTACATTATAGAAGTGGGTAGGAATTAATCTTTTATCATCATCCCTATCAAGATCTGCAGGATTTGTATGGACAGCAATATCTGCAAATTGTGGGGCTGTAGATAATATTTGTAATTCTCCTTTACCATTTTCTCTATAGATTAAATTTAAAAGTTCCAATCTGTCCTCTGCAGTTAGATCTAATTCCCTTGCCTCAGAACCTTTACCCGTTGGAATAAAGTTATATAACATAAACCATCCGACTTTTAGTTCTCTCATGAAATCAATCATATCGGGGATTTCATTTTTGTTTTTCTGTGTAACTGTAGTTGAGACCTCGACAAATGCATCGGTTTCATTGAAGTTTTTTATGGCCTGTACTGCATGTTCCCAGGAACCAGGTACCTGTCTAAATTCATCATGTGTTTTAGGGTTAAGACCATCTAAACTAATCTGTACGAATTGTAGACCTGCATCCACAATTTCTTGAACCTTCTCCTTTTTGGAGTATATGTAACCATTTGTTGCCATTGACACATACATTCCTAGACTGGAAGCATATCTAACATAATCCACTATATGTGGATCTGTACTAGGTTCTCCACCTGAAAATGCAATTGAAATTACACCTGCATCAGCTAATTTTTTAATTCCTTTAAAAATTTCATCGGGACTAAGCTCATCATCACCTTTGCGTCCTGCGTTTTCATAACAATGTAGGCATTTAAAGTTACATTTTCTTGTAATGTTCCATACAATCTGGTAAGGTGCTCCAGGTACAAATGGTGTTTGTACACCAAATTTGGCCATACCCTGGAATGTAGTAACTAATCCTCTTATCCATGTCTCATCCTGCATTGCTTTCATGAAACTTTCTTCTGATGTATCAAAAGTGGATAAACCTTTGTTAATTATAAGTTTAATACTAGGAACTAATACTTTACATTTTAAACAGATATCATCTTGAAGTCCTACAATGTATCTTAGTGCAGATTCAAGTCTTGTTTCTCCACATTTATCACAATAGGAAAGTGCACTATTAAGAACTTTATGAGAGATTGAGCTGTTTACAATGTTTTCAAAGGTTTCTATCATTTGTTTTGTATTTGCAGCTTCTTCCTCTGGGGATTTATTTTTGCTCATAAAATCATCTCGCCTATTTTTTTATAAAGTATTAACAAATTTATATTATAATCCTAATTTTTTAAAGATTATCTAATTTTATGAACTTATTTCACAAAATGTTCATTATATAAATATTTTTTCAATTATTATTACTATTTTTATAATTGATATACTTTATTATTTTTTATAACTCTCTAATAAAAAAACGGTTGTTTGTTCACTTTTTAAAATTTGTCTAGACTATTATTTATTTCATTAATTTTATTTTATCAATTTATTTCTCTTTTATTTTACAAAAAAAGTAATATGTTCAAGTTAAAGTCTTTTTTAAAGTTTTTTATTAAGATAAACTTGATGTGTAATTTATTCAATAGGTTTTTTTTATGGATTTTAATTTGATCCTAGGTATGATTAAAAAAATTAGTAATACTCTTTTCTTTGTTTTAAGGGTCTTAAAATTTCAATTGTCTAGATATCAGTTAGTTTTTGAATTGTTTTTTTTTTAAGTTTTAGAAAAAATTTTTAAGAATCTCCAAAAGATGGGTAAGTAGTGATTATTCACTACTTCTGCCATCATCTTTATAGGCATAGTATGCTGCAATAATACCTATGATGAAATAAATAATTATGGCATACCATACATTAGGTTGTGTGAAATAGTAAATTGCATATGCAATAATTAATGTGATAATCCATGTTGCTATTCCATAACCTGTCTTGCCTTGAGCAGCTTGACCTATTCCTGGTAGGAAAAAGGAGATAACTGCAGCACTTTTATTACTAACCATTTTTATCATCCCTTTTAATTTCTAATTAAAAATGGTTTATATGTATATATAAAGCTTTCCTTTGTTATCTATCTTTTGTTTTATGTTTAAACATTTATAACACTATATTTAAACATTTAATTTTATTTTGTTTAATGGATTTAGAATTAAAACTCTTTTATCCCTTTTTTATCTTATTTATTTCTTTAATTCTTCTTATTTTTTCATTAATTTAATACCTTTTCAAACAATTTTAGTTTTAAGTAATGTTTTATTCTGGTTTATCGCTTTGGGTTATTTAAAAATTTTTTTCATGTTTTTATATTCTTAAAGTTAATCATGAACCATTTTTTGATTATTTGTTCATTCTAGGGTTTTAACTGTACAACATTGATATTTTGTACATATAAAAACTTTTATTTATTATTAAATACATACAATATTCTAAATTTTTTTTACAATTAGGAGGAAAAGAAAATGGTTTCTAGAGGAAAAACTAATAAAACGGGTATAGATGAAGCTTTAGTTAAGGCACTTGGAAATCTTCTAATTGATAATTCTATTGAAAATATTAAAGTTATAGACATCTGTAAGGAGGCAAATATTCCAAGAAGTACCTTTTATTATCATTTTAATGATAAATATGAATTATTGGAATATACGGTTAAGTCTTTAACTAGTAATATTGCAAATGAAGTGATTAATAATAACCCCTCAAATATTAGGGAATATTATTCTAATTTAGAAAAGATAATTACTCATTATATTTATGATAATAAAGAGTTGTATTCCTCAATCATTCTTAAAAATGAAGATATGAGAACCCTTAAAATCTTAGGGGATATAATATCCGATGATCTTAAAGAAAGATTATATGAGGAGGAAGAAAAGGGTTATAAATTTAAATATCCTGTTGAGGTAGTTTCAGAATTTTACGTTGGTGGAATTTCAAGATTATCCTCATTTTGGATGAAAAATATTGATAAATATGGTCCTGATGACTTATATAGATATTTGGATGAGTTAACAACTTCCTTATTTGAATAGACTATCAAAATCAATATTTTTTATTTTTTTATTTTATTTTATTTTGGATCGTTTCTTACTAATAAGAGGAAATATTTTTAGAATTATATTATATTATATTATTATTTTAAGATTTTTTAAAGTACCCATTTTCATATTATTATAAATTATATGATTATCAGTTATTTTTAATTGATTCTTTTCCAGATTTTAATAAAAACTGTAATATTTTTAATCTTTATTCATATTCACTTATTTTTTGTTTAAATGATATTTTTTAGTTGTTTTTTCAGTTTTCTTTTAATTTCTTATTTTTTTATATAAAATAATGGTTATTAATGAGAAATTATTTAAAACATCTTAAACTTATTATTATATAGGAAGCCGATTTAGTTTTTTTAATAAAATTTTTTTTATAAACTTTATAAATATCATTAATTTTTAATTATTTATAATGATAAATTATTTATATTACAATAATTAAATAATACATGTTTATTAATTTGGAAACTAATCCCTATCGGATTTTTCCAAAAATTATTTAAATCTTAAAGTGAATTAATGATAAAATTAATCTAATGGCAAAAAAGATTACTATTTAGTTTAATTAGATTATAGTATGTTTGTTATATTAAATCAGAGTATAATGACTCTTTAATTCTAATTTTAAGTAATTTAATTTTTAACTGAATTAGATTAACTATAGGAGACAAAATATGGATAGTCTTGACAAGATGTTTAAACCAGATTCTGTTGCAATTATAGGGGCATCAAATTCTGAAGGTAAAGTAGGATATATCATTGTTAATAATTTATTAGAGGGTAATTATAAAGGAAAGATTTACCCTATAAATCCTAAGGACGATGAGATTCAAGGATTAAAATCTTATAAAAGTGTTTTAGATTTACCTGAAGCACCTGATTTAGCTGTTATTTCAATTCCATCTAAAGGAGTTAATCCAGTTCTTGAAGAATGCGGTAAAAAATCTATTAAGAATGTAGTGGTGATTTCTGCAGGATTTAAAGAGATTGGTGGTGAAGGTGTAAAATTAGAAGAGGAACTTAAATCCATTGCTGAAAAATATGATATGAATCTTATTGGACCGAATAGTTTAGGTATTTCCGATTCTCACACTCCATTAAATGCTTCATTTTCACAATCTATGCCTCCTAAAGGTAATATGGCATTTATTTCTCAAAGTGGAGCTATGATGGTAGCAATTATTGATTGGAGTTTCACTTCCGGAATTGGTTTCAGTAAATGTATTTCCCTTGGAAATAAAGCAGGAACTACTGAGATTGAACTTATTGAAAATTTAGCAAACGATCCAGAAACTGCTGTAATTACTGTTTATCTCGAGTCAGTTAGTGAATCCGATGATTTCATTAATACATTAAGAACAGTATCCAAGAAAAAACCTATTGTGGTACTTAAATCTGGTTGTAGTGTTGCAGGTGCTGCTGCTGCATCATCACATACTGGCGCACTTGCAGGAAGTGATACCGCATTTACAACCGCATTTGAACAAGCAGGTATTTTCCGTGTAACAACTATGGATGAATTATTTGAAGTTGCTTCTGCATTTTCTAACTGTGAACTTCCGAAAGGACGTAATATGGCAGTTATTACAAATGCAGGTGGAGGGGGAGTTCTCTCTGTAGATTCAATGGAAAGACACAACATTAACATTGCCGATTTTTCCGATGAAACTGTTAAAAAACTTGAAGAGATTTTACCTCTAGAGGCGGCATGTACAGATCCAGTTGATGTGTTGGGGGATGCACCTACCGATAGATATAAAGATACCTTAGAAATTCTCTTAGACTCTGATGAGGTAGACGCTATTTCAATTATTGTCTGCCCTACTGCTAAGGCGGATACCGATGGAATTGCAGATGCGATTATTGAGGGTACTAAAGATTCTAATAAGCCTGTACTTGTTGTAAATATGGGTGGTCCTTCATTCACTGAACCAAATAAAAAGTTAAGGGAAAATGAAATTCCGGTTTATGTTTTCCCTGAGTCAGCAGTTAAAGTAACAGATTATCTCGCATCATTTGAGGAATTGCAACATAAGAAATTCGATACACCTGTTGATGATATTGACGATGTTGATAAGGAAGCTGTTGAAAAAATCTTTGAAAAGGTCAAAGCTGATGGAAGAGATACCCTACTTGGTAGTGAGGCTTATGCTGTGGCTGAGGCCTATGGAATCTCAGCAGCACCAATCAAACTTTCAACCTCTGCAGAGGAAGCTGCAGATCTTGCTGAGGAAATGGAATTTCCTGTGGTACTTAAGATTGCCTCAGATAAGATATTACACAAATCAGATATTGGTGGTGTAAAGGTAGGAATATCTAATAGGGATGAAGCTAAAGAGGCATATGATGAGATTATTGCAAATGCTAAAAAAGCTCACCCAGACATAGTACCTGACGGTGTGGAAGTACAGAAAATGATGGATTCAGGTATTGAAGTCATTGTTGGTATGGTACGCGACGAACAATTCGGACCAATGATTTCCTTTGGTATGGGTGGAGTATTAGTTAACCTTATCGAGGATGTTTCATTTAAACTTGCAAAAGGTTTAAGTTCTGAGGAGATTGATGAACAAATCAATGAAACCAAAGTATCCAAATTATTAAAAGGATACCGTGGAGAAGCTCCTGGAGATATAGACGAGGTTAAAAACACCATCAAACGTGTTGCAAAATTAACACTTGACTTTGATGATATCTCCGAATTAGATATAAACCCAGTATTTGTTTATGAAGAAGGATCAAGTGCTCTTGACATTAAGATCAAATTATAATTTTTAATTTAATCTTTCTTTTTTTAATTTTTAGCTATTTTTTATAAACTGATTTTTAATTTTTTTCATTGTTTAATTTAAATAGTTTTTTTAATTTTTGATTATGCTTTTTTTCTATGTTGTTGTCTTATTTTTAACGGTTTTAAATTTAATATCTTTTTTCAAGATTTTAATTTTTAAATTATTTACAAAAGATTTATATATGAAAAATAACTATTGTTATATATTGAATAAATAATTGCTTTATAAAAATTAAAAGGTGATTTTTTCGATATGTTTCTTAGGCTATTTTCATTTTAAAGGAAACCTTTATATATGAAAAATAACTATTGTTATATATTGAATAAATAATTGCTTTTTATAATAATTGTATATATTTTATAAAATTGAAAAATTATTTTCAATATATGCTTTTTAATTATCATGAGAAAGGAAAATGTTTTTATATGGTAATTAACAATTGTTATATATTGAATAAATAATTTTTTTTAAAAATTTATATCTTAAAAAGCAAAACATTAGATTTTATAACTATAGTTATATTTTAATGTGGTAAAAAAAATTAACTGTTCAATTTTATATTTAATCATTTAGAAAAGAAGAAAATTAAAAAAAATTACATTGAGGTATTTATTATGAGTTATGATAACACAAAAAATTATGGAAAAGGTACAGCAACTTTAGGATTACATGCAGGTCAAGAAGAAGCAGATCCAGCCACTGGCGCTAGGGCGGTTCCAATATATCAAACAACTTCCTATGTATTTAAGGATACAGACCAAGCGGCAAACAGATTTGCATTATCTGAGTTTGGTCAAATATATGGTAGACTAACAAATCCTACAAGTGATGCATTTGAACAAAGAATTGCAGCTGTTGAAGGGGGAAACTACGGTATCTCCGCAGCAAGTGGTTTGGCAGCTATTTCATATTCAATATTAAACATTACACAACCTGGAGATAACATTGTATCTGCAGATAACCTTTATGGTGGAACTTATGATTTATTTGAACACACCTTTAAAGAACTTGCTCGTGATGTTAAATTTGTAAAATCCGACGATTACGACGCATTTGAAAAAGCAATCGATGATAAGACAAAAGCTATTTATGCAGAATCAATTGGTAATCCAAAATTAGATGTTCCTGATTTTGAAAGATTAGCGGATATTGCTCATTCACATGGTATTCCATTAATCATTGATAACACTTCTGCTGTAGGAATCTTAAGACCTCTCGAACATGGTGCAGATGTGGTAGTAGGATCCGCAACTAAATTTGTAGGTGGACATGGTACCGCTATTGGTGGATTTGTAGTGGATAGTGGTAAATTCAATTGGGGTAACGGTAAATTCCCAACCATCTCAGAACCAGACGAATCCTATCATGGATTAAACTTCTGGGAGGCATTCCATGATGTACCGAATGGAATTGGAAATATTGCTTATCCGATTAGAATTAGAGCTAGGTTATTAAGAGATTTAGGTGCAACCCTTGCTCCTGTACATAGTTTTATTTTCCTACAAGGTCTTGAAAGTTTAGATGTTAGGGTAAAAAAACATGCCGAGAATGCACAAGCTGTAGCAGAACACTTGGAAAAACATCCTAAGGTAAGTTGGGTAAGTTATCCTGGATTAAAATCTCACCCATCACATGAAACTGCTGTAAAATATTTAGGTAATCCAAATGGTTTTGGTGATGATCCTGGATATTATGGTGCAATATTAGGATTTGGTATTAAAGGTGGTCGTGATAAAGCTATTGAATTCATTAATAATGTAAAACTTTTATCACATCTTGCAAACATTGGAGATGCAAAAAGTTTAGTAATACATCCTTCAAGCACTACTCACTCACAATTAACTGAGGAAGAGCAACTTGCAGTAGGTGTAACTCCTGACTTCATCAGACTATCTATTGGTCTTGAAAATATTGAGGATATTATTGCCGATATAGATCAAGCATTGGATAAAATTGATGTTGATGAGTAAATCGATTTATTATTAACAGGAGTCTATGTGATGTCATCAAGAACATTCTTGTTTATCTTAGAGTACTGTTGACTAAAAACGCCCTTCTGAATTAATAATTGATATTAGATGTGTGTCACCTTAAATTAAAAATAAACATTCATCTGCCAGAATTATTTGAAAAATACATTTAATATTTTAATTATTTCTTCTTATAATGGTGATTTGATGTTGAATTTAAAATCTTAGATAGGAGGTAAAATAAATTGGAAAATTAAATAAAGTCAAATAAAAAATTTTAATAAGATTCAAGAAGTCTTAAAAAAGTCATTAAAGTCATTAAATATATAATAAAACCTAAACTTTAGGTAAATCAATTAGATATTTAGATTTTTTTATAAAATCTATTTATCTATTTACATATGTTTTTTCCTCAATCGTTTATCATATGTAAAATTAGTTATAAAACCTCTGTTTTATAAATTAAAGCCTTAATTAATAAATCTATAAATGAAACACGGATAATGATACAAATATCGTTATTAATTTTAAATATTAAAATATTGTCTCTATATTTAGAATTTGTTGTTGGATTAGGCCCGTCCAATAATAAATTTTCATTAAGATAAGTAATCTTCAATTACTTATCTTTTTTTTATCAATTGAAATCATTTATCTTTTTTTAATAAATTTGCAGCTGTATATTAATTTTCAAGAAAACTTTTTTTAAAAATAGTAAGCTTTATATAGTACCATAACCTATATAACTATAGTTATAATATAACAGGAGTTATATTTTTAAATTAATTTTTAACTTATAAAAAACTTTTGTTATTTATATAAAAATAAAAATCATTAAATAATTTTATTAATAAGAGGAGGAGTTTTATATGGTATATATGGATAATTCAGCAACTTCACCTGTTGATTCAGAAGTTTTTGAAGAAATGAAACCATTCTTTGTAGAGAATTTTGGAAATGCTTCTACATTATATGAAATAGGTAGGGTTTCTCAAAGAGCTGTTGCAAAGGCTCGTCAACAAGTTGCAGATTTAATTAATGCTGATACAAGAGAAATTATATTTACTAGTGGAGGTTCAGAATCCGATAACTTTGCAATTAAAGGAATTGCTTTAAGGGAAAGGTCCAAACATCCAGAAAAGAATCATATTATCACAAGTCAAATTGAACACCCTGCAGTATTAGAGACTTGTCGATACTTGGAAAAATGGGGATTTGAAGTCACCTACCTGCCAGTAGGACCTACCGGTTTAGTTGACCCTGAAGATCTTGAAAACGCTATTAAAGATGAAACATTCCTTGTAACAATTATGCATGCAAACAATGAAATCGGTACAATAGAGCCTATCGAAAAGTTAGGAGAAATTGCACATAAACATAATGTTTTATTCCATACCGATGCAGTTCAAAGTGCAGGTAAAGTACCGATAGATGTTAAAAAACAGAATATTGATTTACTTTCAATAAGTTCACATAAATTATATGGACCTAAAGGTGTAGGTGCATTATACATTAGGAAAGGTGTTAAAATTGATCCTTTAATCCATGGTGGTGGTCAGGAAAGAAAACTTAGAGCTGGAACAGAAAATGTTGCAGGAATTGTAGGATTCGGTAAGGCATGTGAAATTGCACAGAGGGACATGGAGAAAAATACCGCTAAGTTAACTGAAATCAGAGATGCTATTATCAAAAGGGTTCTTGAAGAGGTACCTGAATCCTATGTAAATGGTGACTTGGAACATAGGTTAGCTAACAATGTTCATTTAAGATTCTCTGGAATTGAAGGTGAATCATTATTATTAAGACTTGATGCTAAAGGAATTCAAGTAGCAACAGGTTCCGCATGTTCATCTCAAAAATTAGAACCATCACATGTTTTAACAGCTATCGGTTTAGAACCGGCATTAGCTCATGGATCTTTAAGATTGTCTTTAGGTGTTGAAAACAGTATTGATGATGTTGATTATGTTGTAGATTCCATTAAGGAAGTAGTTGACGGTCTTAGAAAAATGTCTCCTTTATGGGACTATACCAATCAGAAATATATTGAAATTAACAAAGAAGATGTATATTAAATTTGTGAAATTGAAAAGAAAGAATCTATTAATTTAATTTAAGTATTTATAGAAAATGAAGGTGAGTTTATGGAAGAATATACAGATAAAGTTTTAGATCATTTTGCACATCCAAGAAATACAGGAGTTATTGAAGATGCAAGTGGGGAAGCTACAGTTGGAAACCCTACTTGTGGAGATTTAATGACATTCTATATTGATGTTGATGACAATGATGTAATTAGGGATGTTAAATTTAAAACATTTGGTTGTGGTGCAGCTATTGCAACAAGTAGTATGATTACTGAACTTGCAATTGGTAAGACTGTTGATGAGGCTTATAATATTACAAGAAAAGATGTTGCTGATGAGTTAGAAGGTTTACCTCCAATTAAGATGCATTGTTCAAATTTAGCAAGTGACGCATTACGTGCTGCAATCGAAGATTACAGAAAAAAACAAGATAATACATAATTTATGTATTATTAATTCTTTTTTACAATAAATTATTCTAATATTTTTTCTATGTCAACTACATGGGAAAATATTATTTTTTTATTTAGTTTAATGTAATTCTAAACAGATTATCAATCTATAAACTTTACTCTTAACTTATTCATCTGTTTGGTTTTACATCTTATGGTCAAAGTTAGATTAAAAATTCAATTTATCACTTTAATACCTACTCTACTTTGACCACTTAATCTATACTTTTTTTAAATCGTTTGTATATATTGATTTTTAAATATTATAAAATAAGATTCTTATTATCTTTTAAAATTACTTGGCTGTTTTTTAACTTTTATGTGTTCTAAAATAAGATGTTTGTATATAATCTGCTAATTTTTAAACTGGTTATTTAAATTTTTAACTAGTAACTACAATATTTAACATATGCTTTAATGGTTTTAATCAATAAATCTATGGGAGATTTAGATAATAGTTTAATAAAGTTTAAAAATATCATTACTAAATCTTCCAGGAATGGTTCTTCTTTTCATTTTGGATATATAGGATTTACTTGGATTTTTATAATCAACATCAATTACCATCCCGTCAGTGGCAGCTATTGTTTTAACTCCAGTTTCTTTTTTAATTTCCTGAGCCTCTTTAATGGGATTATTCTTTAACATTTTAAATCCGAAGTGGGTCATTATAGCAAGTTTCGGTTTAATCTCCAATATTAAATCCTTAAAGTTTTTACTACACATATGGCCCTTAAGACCTTTAGTGCCCGGTCTAAGTATACTTCCGATTAGAACATCGGCGCCTTTATGGTAATCTTTAAGCTCTTCAAAATATCTTGTATCAGAGGTGTAGGAGATTGTGATGTTTTCTGTTTTTAATTGAAAACCAACTCCAAACGGGTCACCATGTATTGTTTTGGTTCCAGTTAAACTAAACTTTTCAAGATCTATTTCCTTATTTTCCTCTAGAATGTATGTTTTAGAATTGCTTTTGTGGTAATTTGAGATACTTGGTCCCCACTGATCAACTCCTTCCATTACACTTTTACTTCCAATAATGTTGCCCCTCTTTTTAGTCATTCCTTTGGTCATTGCTTCAATTAATATTTCGGCATCATTATAATGGTCGGTATGGCAATGGGAAATAAATACTCCATCTAAATTACTTGGATTAATTCCAAATTCTAAACTTCTTAAAAGACCCCCTGGGCCTGGATCGACGTGAAGATTAAAACCACTAATATTATCTATTCTAAATCCTCCGGTCATTCTTTTTTGGCTGATTGTAGCAAATCTTCCGCCTCCAGTACCTAAAAATGTAATTCTCATATTTATTCCTACTATTTGTTATAAACTTTAATTTGAAAGATGAATTCATTCGTTACATAAGATAATTCCACAGTTTAAAGGGATGTTATTTTTATCAATACATAAATTTTCGTTTTTAATAACCACTTTATCATTAACCTTTGCATAGGAAGATACATCTGCCTCTTTGATTTCATTACCTTCTGTATCCTTATCTAAAAACATAATGACTTCCTCATTTGATCCTGCTACCTTTTTTAAATTTGTATCATATGCATTGACCTTATCTGTTAATTTTACATTTAACATTTTACCTTCTATCTTACTGATATATCCAATTGTTCCTTTGTTGATGATTTTATTTGCAACTTCAATGCTTTCCCTTTGTTCTTCTAAATCCTCTGCAAGTTTTTGTCTATATTTTTCTAAAACTTTTATATCCCTGGTTTCAGTTTCATCTAAATATTTTTGGGCAGTGGTTTTAGTGAGTTTTGAATCTTTTCCAATTATCACATCAATATTCTTACCTACGGAAGGTGTTTTCTCAGCTATTTCCTTAATAATTTCCTCAAAAATATCACCGGTATATTTTAAACTAATACTTGATTTCCATCTTTGTTTAATTAAGGAGTTAGCCATTTGTTTAGCTATTTTGTTACCAAATATGATAATTCCACTGCTGCCTGTTTCCTTGTTTTTTAATTCGGAGCCTATCAATTCAATTATTTGATAACCATTAGTAGTACCATATATTCTTCTTCTCCTGACCTCCCTGGTTGTTTTTGAAGAAACTTCACCCATTACAGCATTACCGATGCTTTTTATTTTTTTGGCATCATCACTGATCTTTAAGTCAATCCCTAATTTAGCCGCTTCCTTATATAATTCCTCATCATTTCTAATGTTTCCTGAATATAATTCCTCTTCTAATTTTTCTCTATTGTCTTTATCACCAAAATAAGCTATTCTTCTTTTATCACTTGCCATTACGCAACCTTTTCTACCAATATATGCTATAATAATACTCATGAAAACACCCTAATTTTTTTTAAAAAAATAATATTCGATTTTAATTTAATAAAAACAATTAATTATCTATATATGTTTTTTATTATTATTATAAATTGTTGTAATTATTCTAATTATAATTTATAAACTTTAGAAATATATTTGTTTGATAATATACGAATATTTTTTTTATAGGCTTTTAATTGATTATATTTTTATTAAATTCTTAAGAATTACTATCCTTTTCTTATTAATATTATTATTACTTGGTTTTGAACTATTTAGCCAATTTTAGTTTATTTTTTCATTTTAATAAATTATATATTATAGATGAAACATAGATATTATTGTGATTAAATCACATTTTTGAATAATCGGAAGTGAACGAATATGACAGAATTAAATCAAGTATATAGATGTAATCTTTGTGGAAATATTGTAATTGTAGCTGATCCTAATGGTGGAACTTTAAGTTGCTGTGGTCAAGAAATGGAATTATTAGTTCCTGAACAAAAAGAAGAAGGTGGAGCTAAACATATACCTGTTATTACCAAGGTTGATGAAGGTATTAATGTAAAACTTGGTGAAGTTCCACATCCAATGGAGGAAGACCACTACATTAAATTCATTTTATTAACTGATGGTGAACAAATATTCAGAGCAAACTTAAAACCTGGTGATGCACCTGAAGCTACTTTCAAAGTAACAGGTGATGCAGCAGATTATACAGCTTGCGCTTACTGTAATAAACATGGTCTCTGGCCATCAAACTAAATTAGTTATTAATTAAATTTAACATTTTTATATTTTAATTTAATTTCCTATTTTTTTTTTAACCTTAAGGATTTTTAAAGTCTTATTTTAGTTTTAACATTTTAAGAATTATTATTTTAAGTTAAAATTAAGTATATCTCTTGTTGTATTTTTTTTTAATA
Proteins encoded:
- a CDS encoding MJ0548 connectase family domain-containing protein, whose amino-acid sequence is MSIIIAYIGRKGCVMASDKRRIAYFGDKDNREKLEEELYSGNIRNDEELYKEAAKLGIDLKISDDAKKIKSIGNAVMGEVSSKTTREVRRRRIYGTTNGYQIIELIGSELKNKETGSSGIIIFGNKIAKQMANSLIKQRWKSSISLKYTGDIFEEIIKEIAEKTPSVGKNIDVIIGKDSKLTKTTAQKYLDETETRDIKVLEKYRQKLAEDLEEQRESIEVANKIINKGTIGYISKIEGKMLNVKLTDKVNAYDTNLKKVAGSNEEVIMFLDKDTEGNEIKEADVSSYAKVNDKVVIKNENLCIDKNNIPLNCGIILCNE
- the nifU gene encoding Fe-S cluster assembly scaffold protein NifU; the protein is MEEYTDKVLDHFAHPRNTGVIEDASGEATVGNPTCGDLMTFYIDVDDNDVIRDVKFKTFGCGAAIATSSMITELAIGKTVDEAYNITRKDVADELEGLPPIKMHCSNLASDALRAAIEDYRKKQDNT
- a CDS encoding desulfoferrodoxin — translated: MTELNQVYRCNLCGNIVIVADPNGGTLSCCGQEMELLVPEQKEEGGAKHIPVITKVDEGINVKLGEVPHPMEEDHYIKFILLTDGEQIFRANLKPGDAPEATFKVTGDAADYTACAYCNKHGLWPSN
- a CDS encoding MBL fold metallo-hydrolase, with translation MRITFLGTGGGRFATISQKRMTGGFRIDNISGFNLHVDPGPGGLLRSLEFGINPSNLDGVFISHCHTDHYNDAEILIEAMTKGMTKKRGNIIGSKSVMEGVDQWGPSISNYHKSNSKTYILEENKEIDLEKFSLTGTKTIHGDPFGVGFQLKTENITISYTSDTRYFEELKDYHKGADVLIGSILRPGTKGLKGHMCSKNFKDLILEIKPKLAIMTHFGFKMLKNNPIKEAQEIKKETGVKTIAATDGMVIDVDYKNPSKSYISKMKRRTIPGRFSNDIFKLY